Proteins co-encoded in one candidate division KSB1 bacterium genomic window:
- a CDS encoding DUF4433 domain-containing protein → MKPAPTPTTILRLMHQDNLHICLRRGGIYAPNHTPADGLTYKVIHNMEIQSRRQRTAIPCGPGGTIHDYVSFYFGFLSPMLLQLKTGQVRDYAEGQEPLIYLIATAQDIQQHGTRFVFADGHGLASFTQWYNDLRDLDKVDWTAVNLRYWADTQDDKDRQRRKQAEFLIYQFCDWSLIREIVVMNAGIKTKSSRFCSNTRRRLGGRSGSEGIGTTIERRRQ, encoded by the coding sequence TTGAAACCGGCACCCACTCCCACGACAATTTTAAGGCTGATGCACCAGGACAATCTTCACATCTGTTTGCGGCGAGGTGGAATTTACGCGCCCAACCACACCCCTGCCGACGGGCTGACTTACAAAGTCATTCACAACATGGAAATCCAATCCCGCCGGCAGCGGACCGCAATTCCTTGTGGCCCGGGAGGTACCATCCATGATTACGTCTCGTTCTATTTTGGCTTTCTCTCCCCCATGCTGTTGCAGCTCAAGACGGGGCAGGTGAGAGATTACGCAGAGGGTCAGGAGCCGCTGATTTACCTCATTGCCACGGCACAAGACATTCAGCAGCATGGAACTCGCTTTGTCTTTGCTGATGGACACGGGCTGGCAAGCTTCACGCAATGGTACAATGACCTTCGCGATCTTGACAAGGTTGATTGGACGGCTGTCAACCTGCGCTATTGGGCGGATACGCAGGACGACAAGGACAGACAAAGGCGCAAGCAAGCAGAGTTTCTCATTTATCAGTTCTGTGACTGGTCGTTGATCAGAGAAATTGTGGTGATGAATGCCGGAATCAAAACCAAATCGAGCAGATTCTGCAGCAATACCCGCCGGAGGCTCGGCGGCCGGTCAGGATCAGAAGGGATTGGTACTACTATTGAGAGGCGGCGGCAATGA
- a CDS encoding oligopeptide transporter, OPT family codes for MPEKPGEQPYVPAETSLPEMTAKALILGLVMAAVLGAANAYLGLKAGQTVSATFPAAVIAIAAFRLPFFRGSILEQNTMRIAAAVGEALVAGAIFTVPAFVIVEMNGERLWTSFRYWETSLMLLIGGVLGVLFIILLRRTLTVDSDLPFPESRACFEIVKAGQHGESGAKYIFGAMGLGMLLQIFKDGKGLTIFRESLEWVIHLPQSVIHHFSSNRTPMGEVAHTGALRLATPAISPALLGVGYIIGYEVAAINFTGGVLAWLVFIPLAVFLNPDLPGRLMLSGASPEMSEVIFSIWYNQVRPIAVGAMIVGAMKTMWGLRGALREAFQHALRKGSRVASPSRLEQDLDPRIILIATAVLVIPMGLLYYYFSQSVTGAIVSAVVMLVMGFLLSAVGGWLVGLVGGSNQPVSGLTLSTLVIAALLMVAFGVTGLRGVGAVLGVAAVVACATAMAGDMIQDLKVGHLLGGTPRKMEITCLLSTIVVAFVLVAPIMILHEGNLKSGGIGIGDRLLPAPQAGLMAQLAKGIVGGEMPWGLIIFGMCFSGALILLKAPSPMLIAVGMYLPFETTFAIFTGGLIRLFVDRWMAARQLAAGAKETVENTGTLIASGLIAGEAITGVLLAGLVLAFEDFTSLTQVLFGVAEFDFVAGNGGAWMSLLMFGVIVFALVVIPLRKARAA; via the coding sequence ATGCCGGAAAAACCTGGTGAGCAGCCTTATGTTCCCGCAGAAACCTCGCTGCCGGAAATGACGGCCAAGGCGCTCATCCTCGGCCTGGTGATGGCCGCAGTGCTGGGTGCCGCCAATGCCTATCTTGGACTGAAAGCCGGTCAAACCGTGTCCGCGACGTTTCCCGCGGCGGTGATTGCGATTGCGGCGTTTCGCCTGCCGTTCTTTCGCGGCAGCATTCTCGAGCAGAATACCATGCGCATCGCCGCCGCGGTGGGCGAGGCGCTGGTGGCGGGCGCCATTTTCACCGTGCCCGCCTTCGTCATCGTGGAAATGAACGGTGAGCGGCTGTGGACGAGTTTCCGCTACTGGGAAACCTCGCTGATGCTGCTCATCGGCGGGGTGCTGGGCGTGCTCTTCATCATCCTGCTGCGCCGCACGCTCACCGTCGATTCCGACCTGCCCTTCCCGGAGAGCCGCGCCTGCTTTGAAATCGTCAAGGCCGGCCAGCACGGCGAAAGCGGGGCCAAGTACATCTTCGGCGCCATGGGCCTGGGCATGCTGCTGCAAATCTTCAAGGACGGCAAGGGCCTGACCATTTTTCGCGAGAGCTTGGAATGGGTCATCCACCTGCCGCAATCGGTGATTCATCATTTCAGCAGCAACCGCACCCCCATGGGCGAGGTGGCGCACACCGGCGCGTTGCGGCTCGCGACTCCGGCGATTTCGCCGGCGCTCCTGGGCGTGGGTTACATCATCGGCTATGAAGTCGCCGCCATCAACTTCACCGGCGGCGTGCTCGCCTGGCTGGTGTTCATTCCGCTGGCGGTGTTTCTCAATCCGGACCTGCCCGGCCGCCTCATGCTGTCCGGCGCCTCGCCGGAAATGAGCGAGGTCATCTTTTCGATTTGGTACAACCAGGTGCGGCCGATTGCGGTGGGCGCGATGATTGTGGGTGCGATGAAAACCATGTGGGGGCTGCGCGGCGCGCTGCGCGAGGCCTTTCAGCACGCGTTGCGCAAAGGCAGCCGCGTGGCCTCCCCCTCACGGCTGGAACAGGATCTCGATCCCAGGATCATTCTCATTGCCACGGCCGTGCTGGTGATTCCCATGGGCCTGCTCTACTATTATTTCAGCCAAAGTGTCACCGGCGCGATTGTCTCGGCGGTGGTGATGCTGGTGATGGGCTTCCTGCTGTCGGCGGTGGGCGGCTGGCTGGTGGGATTGGTGGGCGGCTCGAATCAACCGGTGTCGGGCTTGACGCTTTCCACGCTGGTGATCGCCGCGCTGCTGATGGTGGCTTTCGGCGTGACCGGGCTGCGCGGCGTGGGCGCGGTGCTCGGCGTGGCCGCGGTGGTGGCGTGCGCCACGGCCATGGCGGGGGACATGATTCAAGACCTCAAGGTCGGCCATTTGCTGGGCGGCACGCCGCGCAAAATGGAGATCACCTGCCTGCTGAGCACGATTGTCGTGGCCTTCGTGCTGGTGGCGCCCATCATGATTTTGCACGAAGGCAATCTCAAAAGCGGCGGCATCGGCATTGGCGACCGCCTGCTGCCGGCGCCGCAAGCCGGCTTGATGGCGCAGCTCGCCAAGGGCATTGTCGGCGGTGAGATGCCGTGGGGCTTGATCATCTTCGGCATGTGCTTCTCCGGCGCGCTGATTTTGCTCAAAGCCCCCTCACCGATGTTGATCGCGGTCGGCATGTATCTGCCCTTCGAAACCACCTTCGCGATTTTCACCGGCGGTTTGATCCGGCTGTTTGTCGATCGCTGGATGGCGGCCAGGCAATTGGCGGCAGGGGCCAAAGAAACTGTGGAGAATACCGGCACGCTCATCGCCTCGGGGTTGATCGCCGGGGAGGCGATCACCGGCGTGCTGCTGGCGGGCCTGGTTTTGGCGTTCGAGGATTTCACCTCGCTCACCCAGGTGCTGTTTGGCGTGGCGGAATTCGACTTTGTCGCCGGCAACGGCGGGGCGTGGATGTCGCTGCTGATGTTCGGCGTCATCGTGTTTGCCCTGGTGGTCATACCGCTGCGCAAGGCACGGGCGGCGTGA
- a CDS encoding carbohydrate binding family 9 domain-containing protein gives MKKIVLLLLAAGMLPGTALHAGDNERFAIATPTTTPPQIDGRLEEAVWQTATTVNGFLQYEPFEGRPASEPTEIRILYDAQAIYFGCMMYDAEPDKIVARLTRRDNEIESDFISIRLDSFHDQKTAFEFTVLASGVKIDILQYNDGAEEDNSWDAIWEVKTQILHSHAPFAGNGRPAGGWSAEFKIPFNMLRYTPAAGGDNEWGFNVIRRISRKQETSFWALVRKSQNGFVSHFGHLRLHGRLPNPRHVELQPYAVAKGQFTSPALRPPGSNAADFRSAAGFDLKYGLTSNLTIDLTVNPDFGQVEADPAVLNLSTFETFYPEKRPFFIEGTQILRFTTFGGDFGPGLFYSRRIGRPLTGRNEAATILGAAKLTGKTSRGLSFGMLQAVTDEEQALISEPAASYSLVRLKQDLLDHSTVGMMATAVARAQRYPAFTGGVDWNLRFQQSRYVIDGFWAGSHTTQGESRRISGSAGKLRFGKDGGTHWLYALSGDFTTRHYNINDLGFFFRPNDYGTVLTLRYKEDQPGRLLRQWHLQSLGHLRWNFDGARLISETSLSAVAQWWNYWNTDLSVKYAFNNNDDRESRGRGLYHQPDYLMVEGGVATDPRRSLIASFAQNYLRDAGGHRQWRANLQIEVRPTTWAQISSELGFGRSRNRTAWVPNVPDSLFLQNPYALFGRRDTEEYNLTLRSNLTFTRDLTLQLYAQTFLAKGHFDNFARLVSPTTLVPEAYNGNHDFNNRSFHLNLVWRWEYRPGSTLYLVWTQARRGAHDDFYTPVGRDFRGTFSLPAENVVLVKMSYWLQP, from the coding sequence ATGAAGAAAATTGTTCTGCTGCTGCTTGCTGCGGGCATGTTGCCCGGCACCGCTCTCCATGCCGGCGACAACGAACGTTTCGCCATTGCCACGCCCACCACCACGCCACCCCAAATCGACGGCCGCCTCGAGGAAGCGGTCTGGCAAACAGCCACGACCGTCAACGGCTTTCTGCAATACGAGCCGTTCGAAGGCCGGCCTGCAAGCGAGCCAACCGAGATCCGCATTCTGTATGACGCACAGGCCATCTATTTCGGCTGCATGATGTACGATGCCGAACCGGACAAGATCGTCGCCCGCCTGACGCGCCGCGACAACGAAATCGAATCCGATTTCATCTCGATTCGGCTCGACAGCTTTCACGATCAAAAAACCGCCTTCGAGTTCACCGTGCTGGCCTCCGGCGTCAAAATCGACATTCTGCAATACAATGACGGCGCGGAGGAAGACAACTCGTGGGATGCCATCTGGGAGGTCAAAACGCAAATTCTGCACAGCCACGCCCCCTTTGCCGGCAACGGCCGGCCTGCGGGCGGCTGGTCGGCCGAGTTCAAAATCCCCTTCAACATGCTGCGCTACACCCCTGCGGCCGGCGGCGACAACGAGTGGGGCTTCAATGTCATTCGCCGCATCAGCCGCAAGCAGGAAACCTCCTTTTGGGCGCTGGTGCGCAAGAGCCAGAATGGTTTCGTCTCGCATTTTGGGCATTTGCGGCTGCACGGCCGCCTGCCCAATCCCCGGCATGTGGAGCTGCAGCCTTATGCGGTGGCCAAGGGGCAATTTACCAGCCCCGCCTTGCGGCCGCCGGGATCGAATGCGGCTGATTTTCGCAGCGCTGCCGGCTTCGATCTCAAATACGGCCTGACCAGCAATCTCACCATCGATCTCACCGTCAACCCGGATTTTGGCCAGGTGGAAGCCGACCCGGCGGTGCTGAATCTCAGCACGTTCGAGACCTTTTATCCAGAGAAGCGGCCGTTCTTCATCGAGGGGACACAGATTTTGCGCTTCACCACTTTTGGCGGTGACTTCGGGCCGGGCTTGTTTTATTCGCGCCGCATCGGCCGGCCGCTGACCGGCCGCAATGAGGCCGCCACCATTCTGGGGGCCGCCAAACTCACCGGCAAGACCAGCCGCGGCCTGTCCTTTGGCATGTTGCAAGCCGTCACCGATGAAGAACAGGCGCTGATCAGCGAGCCGGCGGCAAGTTACAGCCTGGTCCGTCTGAAACAGGATCTGCTCGACCATTCCACCGTGGGCATGATGGCCACCGCGGTGGCACGCGCGCAGCGTTATCCCGCTTTCACCGGCGGGGTGGATTGGAATCTGCGCTTCCAGCAAAGCCGCTACGTGATCGACGGCTTTTGGGCCGGCTCCCACACCACGCAGGGCGAATCCCGCCGCATCAGCGGTTCCGCCGGCAAATTGCGCTTCGGCAAGGATGGCGGCACCCACTGGCTTTACGCGCTCAGCGGCGATTTCACCACGCGGCATTACAACATCAACGACCTCGGTTTTTTCTTCCGTCCCAATGATTACGGCACGGTGCTGACACTGCGTTACAAAGAGGACCAACCCGGCCGCCTGCTGCGCCAGTGGCATCTCCAAAGCCTGGGGCATCTGCGCTGGAATTTCGACGGCGCCCGCCTCATCAGCGAAACCAGTCTCAGCGCCGTTGCGCAATGGTGGAATTATTGGAACACCGACCTGAGCGTCAAATACGCCTTCAACAACAATGATGATCGTGAGTCGCGTGGCCGCGGCCTGTACCACCAGCCTGATTATCTGATGGTGGAGGGCGGCGTCGCGACCGACCCCCGCCGCTCCCTCATCGCCAGCTTTGCCCAAAACTATCTCCGCGATGCCGGTGGCCACCGCCAGTGGCGGGCCAATCTGCAAATCGAAGTGCGGCCCACCACCTGGGCACAAATCAGCAGCGAGCTGGGCTTTGGTCGCAGCCGCAATCGCACCGCCTGGGTGCCCAATGTGCCGGATTCCCTGTTCCTGCAAAACCCCTACGCCCTTTTCGGCCGGCGTGACACCGAAGAATACAATCTCACACTGCGCAGCAACCTGACTTTCACCCGCGATCTCACCCTGCAGCTCTATGCGCAAACCTTCCTGGCCAAGGGCCATTTCGACAATTTTGCACGGCTGGTTTCACCCACCACGCTCGTGCCCGAGGCATACAACGGCAACCACGATTTCAACAACCGTTCCTTTCATCTCAACCTGGTATGGCGCTGGGAATACCGGCCGGGCAGCACGCTTTACCTGGTGTGGACCCAGGCGCGCCGCGGCGCCCACGATGATTTCTACACCCCGGTGGGCCGGGACTTTCGCGGAACCTTCTCCCTGCCCGCGGAAAATGTGGTGCTGGTGAAGATGAGCTACTGGCTGCAGCCCTAG
- a CDS encoding M4 family metallopeptidase yields the protein MHQHTRGNRMQCIVPPHLLKRIAEHGTPAQQQWARRTLEVSEQFRSQRQTLTEHVTLAKLARAEQLERVVYDARHGKSLPGQKVRREGEPASGDPAVDEAYEGAGATYQLFKEVYGRDSIDGNGLRLTSTVHYDQGYDNAFWNGEQMVYGDGDEDLPVAERLFNRFTIAVDIIAHELTHGVTQHEARLVYWEQAGALNESFSDVFGALVKQRQRHQTAAEADWLIGQGLLTANVNGVALRSMKAPGTAYHDPVLGEDPQPAHMSAYRNVDYDNGGVHINSGIPNHAFYVVARELGGHAWEKAGRIWYVTLRDKLATRSDFQEAANLTYQVAGELFGRGSLEQQAVRTGWAEVGLTIAEPGGGGGNKGCLLVPVSVLTAALRR from the coding sequence ATGCATCAGCACACTCGCGGCAACCGGATGCAATGCATCGTGCCGCCACACCTGCTCAAGCGCATCGCGGAGCACGGCACGCCGGCACAGCAACAATGGGCGCGACGCACGCTGGAAGTCTCCGAACAATTCCGCAGCCAGCGTCAGACGCTGACCGAGCATGTCACCCTCGCCAAATTGGCGCGTGCGGAACAACTGGAGCGCGTGGTGTATGACGCGCGCCACGGCAAGTCCCTGCCCGGCCAGAAGGTGCGCCGTGAGGGGGAACCCGCAAGCGGCGATCCGGCGGTGGATGAAGCCTATGAGGGCGCGGGCGCGACGTATCAACTGTTCAAAGAAGTCTACGGCCGCGATTCCATCGACGGCAACGGTCTGCGCTTGACTTCCACGGTGCATTACGACCAGGGCTATGACAATGCCTTCTGGAACGGCGAGCAAATGGTCTATGGCGACGGGGATGAGGATCTGCCGGTGGCCGAGCGTCTGTTCAACCGCTTCACCATTGCGGTGGACATCATCGCCCACGAGCTGACGCATGGCGTCACCCAGCATGAGGCACGGCTGGTGTATTGGGAGCAGGCCGGCGCGCTCAACGAATCCTTCTCCGACGTGTTCGGCGCATTGGTCAAGCAACGCCAGCGCCATCAAACCGCGGCCGAGGCCGACTGGCTCATTGGCCAGGGCCTGCTTACTGCCAACGTCAACGGCGTGGCGCTGCGCTCGATGAAAGCGCCGGGCACGGCTTACCACGATCCCGTGCTGGGTGAGGATCCACAGCCGGCCCACATGAGCGCCTACCGGAACGTCGACTATGACAACGGTGGCGTGCATATCAACTCCGGCATTCCCAATCATGCGTTCTACGTCGTCGCGCGCGAGCTGGGCGGCCATGCCTGGGAAAAAGCCGGCCGCATCTGGTATGTCACGTTGCGCGACAAACTCGCCACGCGCTCCGATTTTCAGGAGGCGGCCAATCTCACTTATCAGGTGGCCGGCGAGCTTTTTGGCAGGGGCAGCCTGGAGCAGCAGGCGGTGCGCACCGGCTGGGCGGAAGTGGGCCTCACCATCGCCGAGCCGGGTGGCGGCGGCGGCAACAAGGGCTGCCTGCTGGTGCCGGTGAGTGTGCTGACTGCGGCGCTCCGGCGCTGA
- a CDS encoding RNA-binding protein produces the protein MKIFVGNLSRRVTSDALQQMFETFGQVTSAEVIKDRFSGESKGFGFVEMPAKSEAEAAMSSLNGRDLDGKALNVNEARPRNNERRSSGGFERRGGGRRSW, from the coding sequence ATGAAAATTTTCGTTGGCAACCTCTCGCGCCGCGTCACCTCCGATGCCCTGCAACAAATGTTCGAGACCTTCGGGCAGGTGACCTCGGCCGAAGTCATCAAGGACAGATTCAGCGGCGAGTCCAAGGGCTTTGGTTTCGTGGAAATGCCCGCCAAAAGCGAAGCCGAAGCCGCCATGTCCAGCTTGAACGGCCGTGATCTGGATGGCAAAGCGCTGAACGTCAATGAGGCCCGGCCGCGCAATAATGAGCGGCGCAGCAGCGGCGGTTTCGAGCGCCGTGGCGGCGGACGCCGCTCCTGGTAA